A window of Pullulanibacillus sp. KACC 23026 genomic DNA:
TTTAATAGAATATGACGCACAGGTTGCTTTTCAATAGCTTCGGTAACGCGCGCGCGCAGCTCATCCGCCGTATGGTGATCTAATTCTCCTTCCAAACGTATACAAAGCACTTCATGTTTGACTTCTAATTTGACTTGAAGGCCCACAGGCTTCTCCTCCTTTAGCACATCTCATTTCCATCTAGAACAATTTAGTTCTAACTTGAGCTTAAGTACCATGTCATTAAAGCTCTCGGTTTAATAGAAATGGTTACTAGAGACAGAATTCTATAAAAGACTGCGGGATTCCTTCACGTCGACAAAACTAGTTAACATTCGACCTACCAAGACCAATTTGTCATTTTTCCTACAGAACGCTTGAGCAATTGCCAATAGCCTGCTTCATGGATATTTGTTGAAACGATTAATGGAGTGGAAGACAAGACTTTTTGCCCATCTTTCACTTCATAGCTTCCTACAACTGTTCCCTTTTTCATTGGTGCTTTCAAATTTTTATTGATCACAATGTCTGTTTTTAATTTAGGTGTTGCAGCTCCTGTTCCTTTTTTGAGCAGAACGACTACCGGTCTTTGAGTCACAATTGGGACCGTTCCTTCTTCACTTTTGCTAATCGTTACTTCTTTCACGACTTTTCCTTTTGCCAAAATGGGTTTCGTTTTGTAATTGGCAAATGCATAATCAAATAACTGAGTAATTTCACGGTTACGTTCTTTGGATGTCGGAGCACCCATTACGACTGCGATAACGCGCATTCCATCTCGTTTGGCTGTTGCTGTTAGACAATATTTCGCCTCATTGGTAAACCCGGTTTTCAACCCGTCAACACCCGGGTAGGCCTTTAGTAACTTATTGGTATTGACTAACCAAAATTTATTATCGGTGTTCTCTCTTAAGTAAGACTCATATAGGGACGTATATTTTAGAACATCTGGATACTGAAGCAAAGCTTGTGCCATCTTCGCCATATCGGAAGCGGTAGAGTAGTGATCATTCTCTGGCAATCCTGTTGGGTTATTAAAATGAGTGTGTTTGAGACCAAGGGTTTTCACTTCTTCATTCATCTTTTTCACAAATTCTTGTTCAGAACCTGCTATGTACTCCGCCATGGCCATTGAAGCATCATTAGCTGAGCCAATAGCAATGGCTTTTAACAAATCGTTAACCGTCATTTCTTCACCGGGTTCTAGGTAGACTTGTGAGCCGCCCATCGAAGCAGCATGTTCACTGATTCGAACCTTATCAGTTAGCGAGATGTCATGATGGTCGAGTGCCTTGAAAATGAGTAATAGGGTCATAATTTTCGTCATACTTGCTGGCGGCAATTCCTTTTCTGCATTTTTTTCTAAGAGCACCTTCCCTGTGTCTTGTTCAATTAGAATGGCAGAGCTCACATTATCTAACATGGCTGATTTTTGGGTTGATTCTTCTGCTGCAAAAGACACATGAGCCGGAATGCTCAGAACAAGGAGCATGGCACTCATTACAATTGCCAGTGTTGCTTTCATAGATTGTATCCCTCCATTCGACGTATCCTTTATTTTCTTCCAACAAAGGAAAATTTATACGTCACGATCCAGAATAAAATTTTATAGTTAAAGGGCTGTTGAGAGGTGTGTTTGGGGGCATTCAGAGGGACAAGCACTGGAACTTGAAAAATAAGCAGGTAGGCGGGGTCAGGAGACTTGTTGCAAGTGTGAAATCCGGACATAGGATGCTCTATTTGTAACCCGTTTAGCCATTCTCTTGATTTGCAGGACCGTTAAAAGAGCTCATAAGCCAAAAAACGAGCGTGCAAAAGTCATATAAGTCGGCGTTTTTTCTTTCTAAAACAAAAAACAAGACATGGGCCCGAGCCCGTGTCTTGTTTTTTTAGCATTATTCTATTGGATGATTTCATAGATAATCGGTGGAACGGAAGGCGATTCATCTGAAATCGAGTAGGCTTCCTTCAATTGATTCAGAGCTTCAACCGGGTTGGTTTCTTTTGCATGAATAAAGGCCAAAGTCTCTCCCTTTTCAACTCGGTCTCCCACTTTCTTAACCAAGGTGATCCCGACACTGTGATCGACCGACCCCTCTTTGGTTTCACGGCCAGCGCCTAGCTTCATCGCTGCGAGTCCTACCTCATCGGCTTGAATCGACTCGACTATCCCTTCCTTATCGCTTAGGACCGGTAGTTGATGAGGCGCTTGTGGAAGCTTATCAGGCTGATCGATCATGAGCGGATCGCCGCCTTGAGCTTCCACAAATGTTCTTAACATGTTAAGAGCCTTACCCGAGTGAAGAATCTCTTCAAGCGCCTGCCTTGCTTCGTTCAAAGAGGGATAAACTCCGCCAAGAATCGTCATGTGAGAGGCAATGGTCAGACAAAGCTCGGTTAAACGCGGCTCCCCATTTCCTTTTAACACTTCAATCGCTTCTTTCACTTCATTGGCATTACCTACTTCATAGCCAAGAGGCTCATTCATATCTGAAAGAATCGCGATGGTTGGTTTACCTAACCCTTTTCCGATCTCAACCATTTGTTCAGCGAGTTCTCTCGCCTTATCCAGCGTTTTCATAAACGCACCGTTTCCAACTTTAACATCAAGAATAATAGCGTCAGCGCCTGATGCGAGTTTTTTGCCCATGATGGAGCTTGCAATCAACGGAATTGAATCAACGGTGGCTGTGACATCGCGCATGGCGTAGAGCTTTTTGTCAGCAGGAGCAAGCTGTCCGGTTTGGCCCACGATAGCAAGCTTATATTTATTGACATGTTCAATAAAAGCTGCTTCGTCTAATTCCGTGTGGAAGCCCGCAATCGATTCAAGCTTATCGACGGTGCCTCCTGTATGTCCAAGCCCGCGCCCTGACATCTTGGCTACTGGTACGCCAGCCGCCGCTACAAGCGGTCCGACAATCAAGCTTGTCTTATCTCCTACGCCGCCGGTCGAGTGCTTGTCCACTTTAATCCCCTTGATCCCATTAAGTTGGATCGTATCACCGGATTGTACAATGGCTTGTGTGAGATCGCGAGTTTCTTGTCTCGACATCCCATTAAAATAAACCGCCATCAACCAGGCAGAGACTTGATAATCAGGGATGGTGCCGTCTGTCACCCCGCGAATCAGCCAATTGATTTCCTCTGTCGCAAGCGTCTTTTGATCACGTTTCTTTTGAATTAAATCAACCATTCTCATCTTCGTCACCCTTTTATCTGGTTAAGAAAGCTTTGTCCGTAAACAGGTGCTTTCACTTGAAATATCTCACTGATCGTCGCACCAATATTCGCATACGTATCCCCTGTAGATATCTCAGTCCCAGCCTTCATTCCATTATGATAAACAAGCAGCGGCACCACTTCACGTGTATGGTCCGTTCCTTTATAAGTAGGATCGTTTCCATGATCCGCTGTAATCATGAGAAGATCGCGCGGACCAAGCTTGCCAATTATTTCGGGCAGACGGGCATCGAAGTATTCAAGAGCACGTCCATAGCCTTCTGGGTCGCGTCTGTGCCCGTATTTAGCGTCGAAATCGACCAAATTTAAAAAAGCAAGCCCGTTAAATGGTTCATCGAGAGTCTGAAGCAATTTGTCAACGCCGTCCGCATTATCTTTTGTCCGAACGGCTTTGGTTACACCCTCGCCATCATAAATATCATTAATCTTTCCTAGAGCAATGACGTCCCAGCCTGCGTCACTCAAATCATTCATAACGGTGCGTCCAAACGGTTTGAGCGCATAATCATGGCGATTCGGTGTTCTCTCAAAATGACCGGGTTGTCCGACAAATGGACGGGCAATGACGCGGCCGATTAAGTAAGGAACGTCGCGCGTCATCTCACGGGCCGTCTCACAAATCCGATACAACTCCTCAAGAGGCACGACCTCTTCATGGGCGGCAATTTGTAAAACCGAATCCGCAGACGTATAGACAATGAGGTCCCCTGTCCGCATATGCTCTTCGCCTAATTCTTCAATAATTTCCGTTCCTGAGGCCGGTTTATTCCCTAGTATACCTCTTCCTGTTTTTTCTTTCAGAGCGGACAAAAGCTCCTCAGGAAAACCTTCTGGAAAGACTTTAAAAGGTTTTTCTATGTATAAGCCCATAATCTCCCAGTGGCCAGTCATCGTATCTTTGCCATTAGAAGCTTCTTGAAGAATGCCATAACCGCCTTTTACTGCGACATCAGGCGACAAGCCTTTAACATCTGGTCTAAGACGTCCCAAGCCTAATTCATTCATATGAGGGAGTTTTAGGCCATTTAAGCTTTCGGCAATATGCCCTAATGTATCGGCCCCTTCGTCACCAAACTTAGCTGCATCGGGTGCCTCGCCAATCCCTACAGAATCTAAAACAATTAAAGCCACTCGGTCAAATGAACGCGCTTCACTCATATCGCGGCCCCCTTTCTATTACATCACTCATCTTTTTTAGTTTAACACTCATTAGTCTCCATCTTACGCCAATATCTATTCCCCGTCACGCAAAAACTGAAACAAGCGATTCGAAAGCCGAGCAGCGGTTGGTTGACTTTGAGCAGGTATTTGACCAACCACCTTGACCGCCCCATCCCCTGGTTCATCGTATTTATGAGAGCTTGCATAGTGCTGATCAAGCCATTTGAGCCCAAAATAAAACATGACGGTACAAGTAATAAACAACACAAATAATTTCAGTGAATCCAAAAAAGTTCTAAACGATTTTCTCATGACGCTCCTCCTGTATCTTGCTTTAATCCAATATAAGAACTTGGCCAATAGTACAAGATATGCCAATTCAAAACGGATTTATACACAGGCAAGCGCACTTTATGCAAATAAAACCTTCTCCTATATAGCCGGAAAAGGTTTTTGGTTTAAGCTTCTGATCGACCGTCTTTCTCACGGGCTTGGCAGCGATGGCAAATGCCGTGAAACGTTAAACGATGATCTTTTATTTTAAAATGCCAATTCGCTTCTACCACTTGTTCAACATCACCAAGAAGGTCTTCCTGAATTTCATCAACTGCACCACATTCAATGCAGACTAGGTGGTGATGGAAATGGGCGGCTCCTTCTTGACGGAGATCATAACGAGAGACCCCATCACCAAAATTAATTTTATCTACAACCTTAAGCTCGGTTAAAAGCTCTAAGGTTCGGTATACCGTAGCAAGTCCTATCTCAGGCGCCTTGTCTTTGACTAGGAGGTAAACGTCTTCCGCGCTCAAGTGATCTTCTTCATTTTCTAGTAGTACACGGACAGTCGCCTCACGCTGAGGGGTCAGCTTATATTTCTGAGAGTGCAACTGCTTCTTAATTCGGTCTATTCGTTCCTCCATCTAGGTACCTCCTCGCCCCTTTTCACTTCTCAATTATAAAGGGCAGTGGAAGCAGTGTCAATTTGTAATTATTCTAATGTATAAATGAGAATGATTATAAATGTATCTGTTTGTTGCTCTTTAGTTAAAGAGGGGTTAATTGACTATTCAACAAGCGGTTCTATTGAATAATCCCCTTCATCAAGACCGGTGAAATATAGGCTTCAAAAAGAGAGCTGACTACAATCACACCGATCATCCCGACCATCAAGAGACCGTAACGGCCAAATTGAGGAAAAAGAGGTGTTTTGCGATTTTTCATCAAAAGCTGCCGAATCATTTTTAGTGAAAAAGAAACGGCCGCTGTACTTACAATAATAAAAGCGGGAACTAAGACTAAGTTTTGTGGAAACACACTTGCTAACGCCATCCAAAAACCATGCCAGCCCATCTGGTTAACGAGAAAGCCTACCGTGAAACCGACCACAATTCCCTTTAAAAATAATAAAACAAAGATTAGTGGCAAGCCAATAATCGAGAGTCCTAATAACCATATAAAGCCGAGATATTGAAATCCATGAGTAAAGCTTTCATTAAATAAGGAGGAGGGATCAACCAGATTCCCTTTTCCCATTTCATTAAAGAAAGTATTCAAATAAGTTAAAAGATTCGTCTTCGCACTAGCAGGCAGACTATTGACAATAATCGCGCCGAAAATAATCCCTGTTAAAAAAAGCGCAATGGAAAAAATATAAAGAGAGATATTTTCTTGTAAATGACTCAAGATACGAGATTTTAATGTTTTGGACATTAGCCTACCCTCTTTCTTCATTCTATCAAGGTCCGAGCACCGACATCATTCAATCATCTGATTCCATTCTATGAATCGGCTAACAACTCTATGACTCAAATTAATAGAAAGAAGAAACTAATTTGAAACGGGTTGAAATGCGGGGACGGTTCTCGCGTTCCTTTTTTTGCCCGGAAGCTCGAACCGTCCCCTCCTAATTAAGTGATTTTGCCAAAATGACCGGCCCCGCCTGCTTGGATGGTAAGGGTTCCTTCTCGGGCACGGACAATGCGCTCGGCAATCTCTTCACCCACTACTTTTTCGAGTGCTTCAATCGGCACTTCATGGAGAATCGCCATCTCCGTCCCAAAATGATCAAGCAGTTTCATTAGCGTCTTCTTCCCGATTCCAGGAATAAAATCTAATGGAACTTGATGAATGTACGGCGGGTGAGCGATTGTTTCCATTCCTGAAAGAAGCTCTCCAGGGCAAAGTTCCACCAAACGTTCATAGACGCCCTTGATCAGCCGTTTACTGCCGCAAGCGGGACAAGGTTGACCCATAAGTTCTGACTCTACATCCGCTTGACAGTCCGCACAACGCGAACGGTGATACTTCCCTAAGCGCGGGTTGAGTCCATAATTGGCTAGAATGGCTCTTCCCTCCTCGTGCTTTAACACTTTTTTTAATTCTGAGAAAGTGGCAGCCTTTACCCTCATGGTTTGGTATTCACGCGCGATTTTCGCAAGCGAATGGGCATCTGAGTTGGATAAAAAAGGGAACTGACGCAACTCCAACAGCTGCTCGGCCATTTCTGTATCTGAACTTAAGCCAAGCTCAATAGCATCAATGGCATCAGGGTCCAGAATCTCACTCAAAGACTGCGTCACTCCCACGCCATATAAACTTTTAAAAGGGGTGAAAACATGAGCAGGAACAAACAATCCTCCAAGCGCTTTAGTCTTATACTGAATATCTCTTGCGGTCCCGTTAAAAAAACGCTGGGTGCTAAGCGTAATGTTGGTCATGTGCTCGGACAGCCAGCTGCTAAATGTCCTCATCGCTTTTAAGGTTGGCATATAAGCTAAGAGGTGAATCGGTCCTTTTGACGACTCCTCTTTGACTTCAATCTCTGTACCTAAAATGAGGGTGACTTCATCAAAACGAAGTCCACCTTCGCTCAGTTCAATCACTCGGCCTGACTCGATCAGCTGTGTTAATTCATCCAATACCTCAGGAACATGGCAATCAATCACACCAATTAAATCTAGACCTTTGCGAAACGCCGCTTCCTCTAAAATAGCTTCAAGTGTCAGTGATCTCGAGCCCGTTATTTTGACGGGTCTTCCGGAGCCTGTTCGCCCGATATGAATATGTAAATCGGCATAAATGGTTTTCAATGACTCCATCGTCACACCTGCTTCTTTAGCTCTAGTAACTCGAGATACTGCACTGCATAAACGGTTTTAGCATCACCGATTCGTCCATCCTTCACCATGTCTTTCGCTTCATTTAAGCTTACGGGTACAAGGTCTAAAAATTCATCTTCATCCAATTCTGCCTGACCTTGTTCCAATTGGTTGGTATAATAGATGAAGATTTTTTCATCAGCAAATCCAGGTGACGTGTAGAACTCTGCAATCTTCTCTAGTCCAAGCGCTTTAAATCCAGTTTCTTCCTCCAATTCCCGGTAAGCACAGGATTCGGGTTCTTCCCCTTTTTCAAGCTTTCCTGCTGGAATCTCATAAAGAATTTTCTCAAGCGGCTTCCGGAACTGGCGGACTAATAAAAGTTCTCCTTTTGAGTTGATCGGAATAATCGCCACCGCTCCCGGATGCTTCACGATTTCACGGGTGCTCGTTTGTCCATTAGGAAGCTCTACCTCTTCAAAATAGACGTCTATGACACGGCCTTCAAACAAGACCTTGGATGAAAGCGTCTTTTCTATTAAATGATCCATATTAGTCAACCTCTCTTATGTCAGCATTTTTTCACTTTATAGTTTAACATAACCTTGACTTTCAAATGATTGTTCGGATATTTTGGCTTAAGGATTAATTTTACCTTTTTGACATGTTTTATTAAAAAAAGGAAATGTTAAGAGTGGGTGATAATCATGGAGAAATTTAAAAAAGGATGTATGATACTTATTTCAGGCTGCCTCATTGGACTAGGCATGCCGGCTGCACAAACTTTCGCTAAACCCCATGCTCAGAATGTTGTCTCAATCGATGAAAAGAATGACCAACTGCAAGACACCTTGCTCACACTCCTAACCCCTGCTCTCGATGAAGCCGTTGAAAAGGTGTATGGTAAACCGCAGCCTTACGATCTTTTTAATGCAAAGATCGAAACAATCGAACGTCCGCAAAGCGGTGGCTTCCACTTTATTGTAACCGTTAGTATTCAAACCTTTGAAGGGGCGCACAATCCACCGTACGGACGAGATTCCTTCACCTTTGATGTCACACCTGACAGAACGATCCTGCTTCATACTAAACACACCGACGTGCAGGCACAACTGTAAAAAGAATGTTTACTTTAGGGGTTAATACAGCTATAAAATAAAGAGGCTGGGACAGAAGAATTTTACGAATAGAAAAAACCGAACTTATTCACACCTTTTAACGTGATGGGTTCGGTTTTTCATTTATAAGATAAGTCAGTTAGTTTAGTTTTGTACCAAGCTCTTTGACTATCATCATTTTACTGTTGATGGATTGGGTTGGTTGAAACAAGGTCCGGATCGCCGGTTGAAGTACCAGCCGAAGAAGTAAAATAATCGCTAGGAAAAAACGGAAGAGTTGAAGGATCAATTGTTCCATTCGTTATCTTGCCTGCCCCATCCGCCTTAAAAGTTTTGGAAATAACATTGCCTTTAATCTGTCCCCCGTTAGAAAGATAAAAGTCGGCATTGGGTGCAAAAAATAATTGAGTGGTGTTAGACGTTCCCCCACTGACTGTAAAGTGCTGACCGCCAGTCAAAATGACCCCTGTAAAACCAGCTCCAGCAGTAATTGTTATATCTGCCGTTTTGGCATAGAGATTCCCATAAATTGGCATATCGCTCGCAAATGTCAAATCATTCGTTCCACCATAATAAATGTTTAATTTATTAGGATCACCCGCAGACCCATTTGCTGATTGATTAATACTGCCAGAACCGGTGGTAAAGCTCGATTTAACATAAATCGTGAGCTTGCCGCTTCCGGTTACAACAAGGTGACCCGTCTCAACTGACAATTGATCGACGACAATGCTTCTATCGGTATTTCCAGTATCAATGGTTAGAGTATAATTACTCCCAATGTGAATCTTTGAAAAAGACATGTTATTATTCATTGTTAAAGTGTAATTTGGTGCAATCCAACTGTTTACATCCAGAACCCCATTCTTAATTATTTCGTATGAATTTGAATCAGATGGGACGGATGCATTAGCAGGCACTGGATAGCTTGGATAAACAGGGAAATCTGGTAATTTTATTGAATAACCAGTGATTGGCTGAGGCGTGCTCTTAAGAGTAATGCCATTCGTTTGTATATTAACAACTTGTCCTGCAATCGAAGCAGGTCCAACATAATATATATTGCCGTCAATTCGGTTACCTCCCCCACCTGACATCGTAATTGAGTGGACCCCTCCGCTTGTTCCAGCTGTTCCAATAATAGTACCGCTCGCTTCCAAGTCAATGGATGGTTTCGAACTATCCTGAGAGGTCGTAAAAACAGTCATATTGGGTAAAGCATAAGTTGGAGTTTTTGACACATAATTAACACTAAAAGATTGGGTTACCGTAGCCGTTTCTGTCCCAATTTTTCCAACTGAAGTAATCTTATATTGTTTGGTCGTTGCTGCACTGCCACTCGGTGTGACATCTTGCACATTAGCTGTTGCTGTTGGTTGGTTCCCGTTCTGGGGAGAAAAATCAGCGTAGTTAGAAGCCGTTAGATAAGTTGCAAGCGTACTAAAAAAGGCGGAAGCGCTAGTTGCCGTTTTGTACGTACTATTAATTTGATCATTCATCTCTTTTAACTTATAGGTTGCCCCTGCTTCAGCTATATAGTAAGCGGATTGGTGACTCCGATCGACTGTCGCAAGCTTGATATTCGTCTCAGCAACTGTTAGGAGACCTACTCCTAGAATGGAAAACACAACGATAACCATCAAAACAATAGCGAGCGCCATGCCTTGCTGATTCTGGAGTTGTCTTAAAGCCTTCCCAAATCCCTTTCGCATTCCTTTCCCTACTCTCATCAGTTTCTAAGCCTCCTCTTTGCAGGCTTATTTTCCAAGACATCTTTAATTAAACTAAACGCTTTTTGATTCATTTATTGTCTAATATATAAATTTGTAGAAAGGGTTACTTTATTCCCTTGCTGATCTGGAACACTTACCAAAGTAAGGGTTACTTTATTTCCTATTAGAGTGACCCCGAACTGACTGATTCCATTAACCACAGGCTGGCCATTTTTATTTATGGCAGACGTGCCTTCTTTATAGGTCACGTTCTCTTTGACAAACTTCAAGCTGTTATCATAAGGATTCGCCGGCGTGTTATTCTCGTCAACGGTTAGATCACTCAGATCAACACTCCTTATTTGTTTAGTCAGAAGAGACATAGCGAGTCTTACATTATCTTGATTTTTGAGATTTTGTGATTGCACATTGTATTCTTTTAAACCAAGAAGATGGATAGAAGTAATCATAACAAGAACAATAGAGAGGATGACTAATGTAGCCATAACTTCAACTAAAGTTAAACCTTGGTTGCCCGACATGTGTTTGGAAATACGTTTTAATTTTTCCACGAGTACACCGTCTCCATTTGCGCTTGCAGTTGATTCATGGCAGCCGTTTTATAGACTTTTACCGTCACATCTTCCAATGGCGTTTGTTTCGGTGTGAGTTGAACGAACACATAATGAGTGCCGTTTGTTTTTGTATAACAGAGTGATCCTGTACTACTGCAATTTTGAACCGTTGGCGTATACCCGGTTACTAAGCCAGGATTAGTCGAAATTTGACTGATGGAAGAAGATGTACTTTGATTATAAAAAAACTCCATCTCACTGTTCGCGACAAAGGTGGCGTCATCCACCTTATTAGTGATTTGATTGGTTTTGGAGGATTGGACAAACATAGTCAAAAATGGTCCTACAATTAAGGCAAGGAGAACAATAGAGGCCATGACTTCGATCAGTGTAAATCCTGATTTGGAGGTGACTAAGTGTACGATCTTTCTTTTCATTTTGGTCCTATTCTCCTATCGGCTAAAAAAAATATCAGTCATTTTCGTGTCGGATTATATACATTAATGTCAGAGTATACTATATTACACTTAGATTCAATGATTATTCTTTGATGAATTAGTCCTTTATACCTATAAAAGATATTTTTTTAAAAACATCCACTTTCAAACGAGACTTATTACCTACTATAAGAAGCCGAGTGTTAGTTCATCATGGGAGGACTGCGAGTTGATACGCAAACATAAACGACTTGGAGATTTGTTAATTGAAGTCGGTACGATTACGCAAGAACAATTGGACAAGACCCTTAAAGAAAAGGATCCAAATGAGAAGCTCGGAAACGCGCTTGTAAGAAGCGGGTATTTAACCGAGCAGCAGCTTTTGGAAGTGCTTGAGATTCAATTGGGTATCCCATTTGTGAGTCTCTATCAATATCCGCTTGATCCTTCATTAAAATCCATCATATCGAAGGAATTTGCCAAACGTAATCTGTTAATTCCTCTTAGTAAGGAAAATAATAAATTGACCGTAGCCATGGCGGATCCACTTGATTTTTATGCAATAGAAGATTTGCGTTTATCGACTGGTTTTACGATCGAAACGGTCCTGGCAACTGAAGAAGATATTCAGCGCACCATCACCAAATTTTACGAAGTCACAGAAAACATAGATGAATTGGTTCCGGACACCATCCAGGACAGCAGTGCTCCGATTAATTATGATTTGGAAGAAGATGACTCCCCTGTCATTCGTATTGTCAACCAACTCATCCAAAACGCGGTCCAACAGCGGGCCAGTGACATTCATATTGAGCCTCAAGAAACCTCCATCCAAGTACGCTACCGTGTAGACGGGATGCTGCGAATTGAACGGACATTGCCTCGGGATATGCTTAGAATGTTAATTGTCCGAATTAAAGTCATGGCTAATCTTAATATTACTGAAACAAGAAGACCACAAGACGGCCGTGTGAAAATCACGATGGACCATCAGCAGATTGACCTGCGAATTTCCGTGCTGCCTACCATTCTTGGGGAAAAAATTGTTATCCGGCTGCTTACGGTCGGCGAAGCGATTGTCAATATGAGTCACTTAGGCTTTGATCCAGACAATGAAAAGAAATTTAGACAGCTTATTGCCAATCCAACGGGAATTGTTTTAATCACAGGACCTACGGGATCCGGTAAAACGTCTACCCTTTATGCCGCTATTAATCAGTTGAATGACGAAACGGTCAACGTGATAACAGTTGAAGACCCGGTTGAGTATCAAATTGAGGGTATTAACCAAATCCAGGTGAATCCACGTGTTGGGTTATCTTTTGCGGATGGACTGCGAGCGATTCTGCGTCAGGACCCTAACATTATCATGGTCGGAGAAATACGGGATACCGAGACGGCAAATATCGCGGTCCGAGCATCTCTTACTGGCCACTTAGTACTAAGCACCATTCACACCAATAATTCCGTTTCCACCATTACACGCTTAATCGATATGGGTGTGGAACCCTTTCTTGTGGCTTCCTCATTAACAGGGGCCGTTTCCCAGCGGCTTGTCCGTCGAATTTGTCGAGATTGTGAGGAAAGCTATGAAGCGAGTGAAATGGAAAAATCCATTTTTAAAGATCAAGGGATGGAAGTCCCAGAGCATCTCCATCGTGGAGTTGGCTGCGGCAGATGTAATATGACGGGTTATCGAGGGCGTATCGCGGTTCACGAAGTGTTGGTTATTGATGAAGAGATCCGCCGAAAAATCATGAACAATCATTCAGCTTCCTCCATCCAGGACTATGCCTTTTCCGGCCAACACGCCTTATTAATACATGATGGACTTAAGAAAGCTTTACAAGGAATTACCACAGTAGAAGAGGTATTAAGAGTATCAAACAGGGCGGTGTCTCAATGAAAACAGAGTTAGATGACTGGTTAAATTTTGCGTATTCAAGAGGGGCTTCAGATATTCACTTATCGGCTGGGACCCCTCCGACCTATCGG
This region includes:
- a CDS encoding DUF3888 domain-containing protein produces the protein MEKFKKGCMILISGCLIGLGMPAAQTFAKPHAQNVVSIDEKNDQLQDTLLTLLTPALDEAVEKVYGKPQPYDLFNAKIETIERPQSGGFHFIVTVSIQTFEGAHNPPYGRDSFTFDVTPDRTILLHTKHTDVQAQL
- a CDS encoding pilus assembly PilX N-terminal domain-containing protein, with amino-acid sequence MRVGKGMRKGFGKALRQLQNQQGMALAIVLMVIVVFSILGVGLLTVAETNIKLATVDRSHQSAYYIAEAGATYKLKEMNDQINSTYKTATSASAFFSTLATYLTASNYADFSPQNGNQPTATANVQDVTPSGSAATTKQYKITSVGKIGTETATVTQSFSVNYVSKTPTYALPNMTVFTTSQDSSKPSIDLEASGTIIGTAGTSGGVHSITMSGGGGNRIDGNIYYVGPASIAGQVVNIQTNGITLKSTPQPITGYSIKLPDFPVYPSYPVPANASVPSDSNSYEIIKNGVLDVNSWIAPNYTLTMNNNMSFSKIHIGSNYTLTIDTGNTDRSIVVDQLSVETGHLVVTGSGKLTIYVKSSFTTGSGSINQSANGSAGDPNKLNIYYGGTNDLTFASDMPIYGNLYAKTADITITAGAGFTGVILTGGQHFTVSGGTSNTTQLFFAPNADFYLSNGGQIKGNVISKTFKADGAGKITNGTIDPSTLPFFPSDYFTSSAGTSTGDPDLVSTNPIHQQ
- a CDS encoding prepilin-type N-terminal cleavage/methylation domain-containing protein; the encoded protein is MEKLKRISKHMSGNQGLTLVEVMATLVILSIVLVMITSIHLLGLKEYNVQSQNLKNQDNVRLAMSLLTKQIRSVDLSDLTVDENNTPANPYDNSLKFVKENVTYKEGTSAINKNGQPVVNGISQFGVTLIGNKVTLTLVSVPDQQGNKVTLSTNLYIRQ
- a CDS encoding prepilin-type N-terminal cleavage/methylation domain-containing protein, producing the protein MKRKIVHLVTSKSGFTLIEVMASIVLLALIVGPFLTMFVQSSKTNQITNKVDDATFVANSEMEFFYNQSTSSSISQISTNPGLVTGYTPTVQNCSSTGSLCYTKTNGTHYVFVQLTPKQTPLEDVTVKVYKTAAMNQLQAQMETVYSWKN
- a CDS encoding GspE/PulE family protein; translated protein: MRKHKRLGDLLIEVGTITQEQLDKTLKEKDPNEKLGNALVRSGYLTEQQLLEVLEIQLGIPFVSLYQYPLDPSLKSIISKEFAKRNLLIPLSKENNKLTVAMADPLDFYAIEDLRLSTGFTIETVLATEEDIQRTITKFYEVTENIDELVPDTIQDSSAPINYDLEEDDSPVIRIVNQLIQNAVQQRASDIHIEPQETSIQVRYRVDGMLRIERTLPRDMLRMLIVRIKVMANLNITETRRPQDGRVKITMDHQQIDLRISVLPTILGEKIVIRLLTVGEAIVNMSHLGFDPDNEKKFRQLIANPTGIVLITGPTGSGKTSTLYAAINQLNDETVNVITVEDPVEYQIEGINQIQVNPRVGLSFADGLRAILRQDPNIIMVGEIRDTETANIAVRASLTGHLVLSTIHTNNSVSTITRLIDMGVEPFLVASSLTGAVSQRLVRRICRDCEESYEASEMEKSIFKDQGMEVPEHLHRGVGCGRCNMTGYRGRIAVHEVLVIDEEIRRKIMNNHSASSIQDYAFSGQHALLIHDGLKKALQGITTVEEVLRVSNRAVSQ